In one window of Pseudobythopirellula maris DNA:
- a CDS encoding MarC family protein encodes MDETFLDAVVLMAVLFNPFLMSAYLHEVMTSLTLRVFTGVLLRAFMISGAAFFLFALCGERFFSDLLQVRFEAFQVFGGVLFLVIALKSITSGAMLIVSLRGTPGHMAGALAMPFMIGPGTVSASVIIGNRLPPAMACGAIATSLALSCVFLLLTKAVFDAVRKRNEQIIERYLEITGRVAALLIGTIAVDMIMRGVGSWIAEISTGGAA; translated from the coding sequence ATGGATGAAACGTTTCTCGACGCGGTCGTGCTCATGGCGGTTTTATTCAACCCGTTCTTGATGAGCGCGTACCTCCACGAGGTGATGACCAGCCTCACGCTGCGGGTCTTCACCGGCGTGCTGCTCCGCGCGTTCATGATCAGCGGCGCCGCGTTCTTCCTGTTCGCCCTCTGCGGCGAGCGGTTCTTCTCGGACCTGCTGCAAGTCCGCTTCGAGGCCTTCCAGGTCTTCGGCGGGGTGCTGTTCTTGGTGATCGCACTGAAGTCGATCACCAGCGGGGCGATGCTCATCGTGTCGCTGCGCGGGACCCCCGGGCACATGGCCGGCGCGCTCGCCATGCCGTTCATGATCGGCCCCGGCACGGTCAGCGCGAGTGTGATCATCGGCAACCGCCTGCCGCCGGCGATGGCGTGCGGCGCTATCGCCACGTCGCTCGCCCTCAGTTGTGTCTTCCTGTTGCTCACCAAGGCGGTGTTCGACGCCGTGCGCAAACGCAACGAGCAGATCATCGAGCGCTACCTCGAGATCACCGGCCGCGTGGCGGCGTTGCTGATCGGCACGATCGCGGTCGACATGATCATGCGCGGCGTCGGCTCTTGGATCGCCGAAATCTCGACGGGAGGCGCGGCATGA
- the dctP gene encoding TRAP transporter substrate-binding protein DctP, translating into MKRWLLLLLVASLGCGEARTGGDGPRVWRFAIEESEGSVQHAYALEFERRVERASGGEIDVVVYPYGPLGTSTQMTEQLNLGAIEFAMASPGSIGKFIPETQAFLLHFVLSHDDAVNQRALASPELLAAFDKLYAAKGWKLLSIFPEGEMVWTTQKEIRRPDDFRGVKIRVMTSPILLHAYNAYGASATPLPYSEVYSALQLGMVDAQVNPVFAIERQKFYEVTDWLIFPGHAHFVTTAAANREFYEGQTESDRRLIDDTIAALNGYIFDRQVAFQTDRLKTIIAAKKARGARLGLCGDFTNFLAALTPEERAELVDCNELLTITPPLTSGERQAFASASEAVQQTYLDTGGPDAERMLRLIEAAVTEAE; encoded by the coding sequence ATGAAGCGTTGGCTCTTGCTGCTGCTGGTCGCCAGCCTAGGCTGCGGCGAAGCACGGACCGGGGGCGACGGCCCGCGGGTGTGGCGCTTCGCCATCGAGGAGTCGGAGGGGAGCGTGCAGCACGCGTACGCGCTCGAGTTCGAGCGGCGCGTCGAGCGGGCGTCGGGCGGCGAGATCGACGTGGTCGTCTACCCGTACGGCCCCCTCGGCACGTCGACCCAGATGACCGAGCAGCTCAACCTCGGCGCCATCGAGTTCGCGATGGCCTCGCCCGGCTCGATCGGCAAGTTCATCCCCGAGACCCAAGCCTTCCTGCTGCACTTCGTGCTGTCGCACGACGACGCGGTCAACCAGCGGGCGCTCGCCTCGCCCGAGCTGCTCGCGGCTTTCGACAAGCTCTACGCCGCGAAGGGGTGGAAGCTCCTGTCGATCTTCCCCGAGGGCGAGATGGTCTGGACCACCCAGAAGGAGATCCGCCGGCCCGACGACTTCCGCGGCGTGAAGATCCGGGTGATGACCTCGCCGATCCTGCTCCACGCCTACAACGCTTACGGCGCCAGCGCCACGCCGCTGCCCTATTCCGAGGTCTACAGCGCCCTGCAGCTCGGCATGGTCGACGCCCAGGTGAATCCGGTCTTCGCCATCGAGCGCCAGAAATTCTACGAGGTGACCGACTGGCTCATCTTCCCCGGCCACGCCCACTTCGTGACCACCGCGGCGGCGAACCGGGAGTTTTACGAGGGGCAGACCGAGTCCGACCGGCGGCTGATCGACGACACGATCGCGGCGCTCAACGGCTACATCTTCGACCGCCAAGTCGCCTTCCAGACCGACCGCCTGAAGACGATCATCGCCGCCAAAAAGGCCCGCGGCGCGCGGCTCGGCCTGTGCGGCGACTTCACCAACTTCCTCGCCGCGCTCACGCCCGAGGAGCGAGCCGAGCTCGTCGACTGCAACGAGCTGCTGACCATCACGCCGCCGCTCACCAGCGGCGAGCGGCAAGCCTTCGCCAGCGCCAGCGAGGCGGTGCAGCAAACCTACCTCGACACCGGTGGCCCCGATGCCGAGCGGATGCTCCGCTTGATCGAGGCGGCGGTGACCGAAGCCGAGTGA
- the ectA gene encoding diaminobutyrate acetyltransferase — MRCAAKADAGEIERLVRDSGVLDVNSLYAYLLLCDHFGQTCLVAERASGEPGAADGLAGFLTSYLPPAKPGVAFVWQVGVADWARKQGLAKRLLGRLIGLPELAETRYLETTITDSNLASRRLFTSFAEQIGASVRNDTGYTTADLGGEHEAEKLYRIGPLPADRSPFKEL, encoded by the coding sequence TTGCGTTGCGCCGCCAAGGCCGACGCCGGCGAGATCGAACGGCTGGTGCGCGATTCGGGTGTGCTCGACGTCAATTCACTCTACGCCTACTTGCTGCTCTGCGACCACTTTGGGCAAACCTGCCTTGTCGCGGAGCGGGCTTCGGGCGAGCCAGGGGCGGCGGACGGGCTGGCCGGCTTTTTGACCTCTTACCTGCCGCCGGCCAAGCCGGGAGTCGCGTTTGTCTGGCAAGTCGGTGTCGCCGACTGGGCCCGCAAGCAGGGGCTCGCTAAGCGATTGCTGGGACGCCTGATCGGGCTGCCCGAGCTGGCGGAAACGCGATACCTCGAAACCACCATCACCGATAGCAACCTCGCCTCGCGGCGCCTGTTTACTTCCTTCGCCGAGCAGATCGGAGCTTCGGTGCGGAACGACACGGGCTACACCACCGCCGACCTAGGCGGCGAGCACGAGGCGGAAAAACTCTACCGGATCGGCCCGCTCCCCGCGGACCGGTCGCCATTCAAGGAGCTTTAA
- a CDS encoding TRAP transporter large permease: MTLLIAAVMIVLLLVGFPMMVPLAVAALAVLVTYYPGDITPAILIQQWIGGVTPAALIAVPMFIFAADIMTRGQAADRLLDMVMSFVGHVRGGLPMTTAVSCTLFGAMSGSTQATVVAIGGPLRPRLLKAGYSDSFTTALIINASDIALLIPPSIGMIVYGVVSGASIGELFLAGVGPGLLILAMFCLYCYFASPAGHDQRPAKAAPAARWRATRRSLLPLGFPLIILGGIYSGVFSPTEAAAVSVLYAAFLEIVVFRELSLADLPKVALSTGLVTAVVFVLVGAGASFSWVISFAQLPQTLLAEVGLNAGSGYWPIMLSISAAFFVGCMFVDPIVVIMILTPIFHPIAVAAGIDPVLVGVVVTLQVAIGSATPPFGCDIFTAIAVFRQPYWTVVRGTPPFIVILLVAALLVLAFPALSLWLRDLAFPT, translated from the coding sequence ATGACCTTGCTCATCGCGGCGGTGATGATCGTGTTGCTGCTCGTCGGCTTCCCGATGATGGTGCCGCTCGCAGTAGCCGCGCTCGCCGTGCTGGTGACCTACTACCCGGGCGACATCACCCCCGCGATCCTGATCCAGCAATGGATCGGCGGCGTCACTCCCGCGGCGCTGATCGCCGTGCCGATGTTCATCTTCGCCGCCGACATCATGACCCGCGGCCAGGCGGCCGATCGGCTGCTCGACATGGTGATGAGTTTCGTCGGGCACGTGCGCGGCGGATTGCCGATGACCACGGCGGTGAGTTGCACGCTGTTCGGCGCGATGTCCGGGTCGACGCAGGCGACGGTCGTCGCGATCGGCGGGCCGCTGCGTCCCCGTCTGCTGAAGGCGGGCTACTCCGACTCGTTCACGACCGCGCTGATCATCAACGCCAGCGACATCGCGCTGCTCATACCGCCGAGCATCGGCATGATCGTTTACGGCGTGGTGTCGGGCGCGTCGATCGGCGAGCTGTTCCTGGCCGGTGTGGGGCCGGGGCTGCTGATCCTGGCGATGTTCTGCCTGTACTGCTACTTCGCCTCGCCGGCGGGGCACGACCAGCGGCCCGCCAAGGCCGCCCCCGCGGCGCGCTGGCGGGCGACGCGCCGCAGCCTGCTGCCGCTCGGCTTCCCGTTGATCATCCTGGGCGGCATCTACTCGGGCGTGTTCAGCCCGACCGAGGCGGCCGCCGTGTCGGTCCTGTACGCGGCGTTTTTAGAGATCGTTGTCTTCCGCGAGCTCTCGCTGGCCGACCTGCCCAAGGTCGCCCTGTCGACCGGGCTCGTGACCGCCGTGGTGTTCGTGCTGGTCGGCGCCGGGGCGTCGTTCTCGTGGGTGATCTCGTTCGCCCAGCTGCCGCAGACGCTGCTCGCCGAGGTCGGCCTCAACGCCGGGTCGGGCTACTGGCCGATCATGCTCTCGATCTCCGCCGCCTTCTTCGTCGGCTGCATGTTCGTCGACCCGATCGTGGTGATCATGATCCTCACGCCGATCTTCCACCCGATCGCCGTGGCGGCCGGCATCGACCCGGTGCTCGTCGGCGTGGTCGTCACCCTGCAGGTGGCGATCGGCTCGGCGACGCCCCCCTTCGGGTGCGACATCTTCACGGCGATCGCGGTCTTCCGGCAGCCCTACTGGACGGTGGTCCGCGGCACGCCCCCCTTTATCGTGATCCTGCTCGTCGCGGCGCTGCTGGTCCTGGCGTTCCCCGCGCTGAGCCTGTGGCTGCGCGACCTGGCGTTTCCGACATAA
- a CDS encoding TRAP transporter small permease: MISTSAALLQKIEAFVLSAAILGIAALTIANVMSRSLLGVSLALAEELSQFLIIAVTFVGLGYAAGLHRHIRMTALTEQLPAAAWARWERIVCGATALAMLALAAYAARYVYAVYEMGGVYPVTRAPYYLVDSVAPLGFLLAGLQYAARAFGSATPPDIASPVTGTPAAGLAEAANDDPASPSNVAGGE, encoded by the coding sequence TTGATCTCTACCTCCGCCGCTCTTCTCCAGAAGATCGAAGCGTTCGTCCTCTCGGCGGCGATCTTGGGGATCGCCGCGCTGACGATCGCGAACGTGATGAGCCGCAGCTTGCTCGGCGTGAGCCTCGCTTTGGCCGAAGAGCTATCGCAGTTCTTGATCATCGCCGTGACGTTTGTCGGTCTCGGCTACGCGGCCGGATTGCATCGGCACATCCGCATGACCGCCCTCACGGAGCAACTCCCCGCGGCCGCATGGGCGCGGTGGGAGCGGATCGTCTGCGGCGCAACCGCGCTGGCGATGCTCGCCCTGGCGGCTTACGCCGCGCGTTACGTTTATGCGGTCTACGAGATGGGCGGGGTCTATCCGGTCACGCGGGCGCCGTACTACTTGGTCGATTCGGTGGCGCCCCTCGGGTTCCTGCTCGCGGGTCTGCAGTACGCCGCCCGCGCCTTCGGCTCGGCAACCCCACCCGACATAGCCTCACCCGTGACGGGGACACCCGCTGCTGGGCTAGCTGAGGCAGCGAACGACGACCCCGCCTCTCCCTCAAACGTGGCGGGAGGCGAATAG
- a CDS encoding ATP-binding cassette domain-containing protein, translating into MSIGVAPSASALAGVLVRVSRECRSPIEHLRAEQLLREARDAWPGAESDQWRKWLAEACRSLNLRAHEAQLGLKDARGLAESGATVLGLWDEGRGPLVIVGGGSSAELAVGEIDERSMIIESALASGGGGASAPSQWLVVESSESVDSAHNSRFVQRPVARLQKLLAPEWNDIWIILVFAFFAGVLNLSTPIAVESLVNTVTFGRLLQPLLVLALLLFAFLGFAAVMRAMQTYVAEVIQRRLFARVSADLAYRLPRVDTGRLGGAYGPELANRFFDVVTLQKVVAQLLLDGVSLVLATLVGMTVLAFYHPWLLGFDVLLLLLVVGGLFVLGRGAIRTGIDESKYKYRLAAWFEDLIRCGTAFKPSGGAEFAADRANLLTTKYLSSRRTHFSVLFRQIVFVLTLQAVAGTVLLGGGGWLVIQGQLSLGQLVAAELIVSTILGSLAKIGKHLEGFYDLVAAIDKLGVLFDLPVERHDGALTLESGDKGLLFSLKNLRLSGVRGRFESGVTIEAAPGDRVAVFGGAKSGKSALCRLLYGAADPAAGRVTIAGLDPRDARPDMLRSSVALASEPEIFEGSLADNVHLRRREVGTKESRAALEAVGLLEDCLDLVDGLDTPLTPAATPLSGGQQRLLMLARAIAGKPKLLLVDGVLDGLPDEQLERALSALLDPEGGWTLLLTTGRQDLADRFERVLELTAPNNRALRAPKEASNA; encoded by the coding sequence ATGAGCATTGGCGTCGCCCCCTCGGCCTCAGCCCTTGCCGGTGTGCTGGTGAGGGTCAGCCGCGAGTGTCGCTCGCCGATCGAGCACCTCCGTGCCGAGCAACTCTTACGCGAGGCGCGCGACGCGTGGCCGGGGGCGGAATCCGATCAATGGCGCAAGTGGCTAGCCGAAGCTTGTCGCAGCTTGAACCTGCGCGCCCATGAGGCCCAACTCGGTCTGAAGGACGCTCGTGGCCTTGCTGAGAGTGGCGCCACGGTTCTCGGCCTTTGGGACGAGGGGCGTGGGCCATTGGTGATCGTGGGCGGTGGGTCGAGCGCAGAATTGGCCGTGGGCGAGATCGATGAGCGATCCATGATCATCGAAAGCGCATTGGCCAGCGGTGGCGGGGGGGCGTCCGCACCAAGCCAGTGGCTGGTGGTCGAGAGTAGCGAGTCGGTTGATTCGGCCCACAACTCGCGGTTCGTTCAACGCCCTGTTGCACGGCTGCAGAAGCTGCTCGCCCCGGAATGGAACGACATCTGGATCATCCTGGTGTTCGCGTTCTTCGCCGGGGTGCTGAACCTTTCGACCCCGATCGCGGTCGAGTCGCTCGTCAACACGGTCACCTTCGGCCGGCTGCTCCAACCCCTGCTGGTGCTGGCGCTGCTGCTGTTTGCTTTCTTGGGTTTCGCCGCCGTGATGCGAGCGATGCAGACCTACGTGGCGGAGGTGATCCAGCGGCGCCTCTTCGCGCGGGTCTCGGCCGACTTGGCGTACCGCCTGCCGCGGGTCGACACCGGCCGCCTCGGCGGCGCGTACGGCCCCGAACTCGCGAATCGCTTCTTCGACGTGGTGACGCTGCAGAAGGTCGTCGCGCAGCTGCTGCTGGACGGCGTGAGCCTGGTGCTCGCCACGCTGGTCGGCATGACGGTCCTGGCGTTTTACCACCCTTGGCTGCTGGGATTCGACGTGCTGCTGTTGCTGCTCGTGGTTGGTGGTTTGTTTGTCCTGGGGCGCGGGGCGATTCGCACAGGGATCGATGAGTCAAAATATAAGTACCGGTTGGCCGCTTGGTTCGAGGACCTGATACGCTGCGGCACGGCGTTCAAACCCTCCGGCGGCGCGGAGTTCGCCGCGGACCGAGCGAACCTGCTCACGACCAAGTACCTCAGCAGTCGGCGGACGCACTTCTCGGTCTTGTTCCGGCAGATCGTGTTCGTGCTCACCCTGCAGGCGGTCGCCGGCACGGTGCTGCTGGGCGGGGGAGGTTGGCTGGTGATCCAAGGGCAACTCTCGCTCGGCCAACTCGTGGCCGCCGAGCTGATCGTTTCGACCATCTTGGGCTCGCTCGCCAAGATCGGAAAACACCTAGAGGGCTTCTACGACCTCGTCGCCGCGATCGACAAGCTCGGCGTTCTTTTTGACCTGCCGGTCGAACGCCACGACGGAGCCTTGACGCTAGAGTCCGGTGACAAGGGCTTGTTGTTCTCGCTCAAGAACTTGCGCCTGTCGGGTGTTCGCGGGCGTTTCGAGTCGGGGGTCACGATCGAGGCGGCGCCCGGTGATCGCGTGGCGGTTTTTGGCGGGGCGAAATCCGGGAAGTCCGCACTCTGCCGTTTGCTCTACGGCGCCGCCGATCCCGCGGCGGGGAGGGTCACGATCGCCGGTCTCGACCCGCGGGATGCCCGCCCGGACATGCTGCGATCGTCGGTCGCTCTTGCGAGCGAGCCCGAGATCTTTGAGGGGAGCCTCGCCGACAACGTCCACTTGAGGCGACGGGAGGTCGGGACCAAGGAGAGTCGTGCGGCGCTCGAAGCGGTCGGCCTGCTGGAAGATTGCCTCGACCTGGTCGACGGCCTCGACACGCCGCTCACCCCCGCCGCCACCCCGTTGAGCGGAGGGCAGCAGAGGCTCTTGATGCTCGCCAGGGCGATCGCCGGCAAGCCCAAACTCCTGCTGGTCGATGGGGTCTTGGACGGCTTGCCGGATGAGCAGCTGGAGCGCGCCCTCTCCGCGTTGCTCGACCCCGAAGGCGGCTGGACGCTCCTGCTGACCACCGGGCGGCAAGACTTGGCGGACAGGTTCGAGCGTGTCTTGGAGTTGACGGCTCCGAACAACCGCGCGCTCCGAGCCCCGAAGGAGGCGAGCAATGCATAG
- a CDS encoding winged helix-turn-helix domain-containing protein → MTDDTQPPWTFLSNHAHVLILLHSEADLVLRQVAQRIGITERAVQRIVRELEEGGYLRRERVGRRNRYQIAKRMPLRHPIESHRTVDQLLELVTGHVGKQPKRSPKKSETQR, encoded by the coding sequence ATGACCGACGACACTCAGCCGCCTTGGACCTTCCTTTCCAACCACGCCCATGTGCTGATCCTTCTGCACAGCGAGGCGGACCTCGTGCTGCGCCAAGTCGCACAGCGGATCGGCATCACCGAGCGGGCGGTGCAGCGGATCGTTCGTGAGTTGGAAGAGGGGGGCTATCTCCGCCGTGAGCGGGTTGGTCGCCGCAACCGGTACCAGATCGCCAAGCGTATGCCCCTGCGGCACCCGATCGAATCGCACCGCACGGTCGATCAACTCCTTGAACTCGTCACCGGCCACGTGGGCAAGCAGCCGAAGCGAAGCCCGAAGAAATCGGAGACGCAGCGATGA